From Panicum virgatum strain AP13 unplaced genomic scaffold, P.virgatum_v5 scaffold_3996, whole genome shotgun sequence, a single genomic window includes:
- the LOC120694181 gene encoding uncharacterized protein LOC120694181, with protein MAVNKLPFVAVAMLLLVVHCEIGQGLPLRHTTAALGLGTKKLSGGSPAAAVEATSDKSAEDEKFAALIPFIARFVALHFSGLVLSHPCVGRVADQCGWNVSVTCVKKAVSKC; from the exons ATGGCAGTTAATAAGCTCCCTTTCGTAGCTGTGGCGATGCTCTTGCTCGTCGTGCACTGCGAGATTGGCCAGGGACTGCCGCTGAGGCACACCACTGCAGCTCTTGGTCTGGGTACCAAGAAATTGTCCGGAGgatcgcctgctgctgctgtcgaagCTACCTCTG ATAAATCTGCGGAAGATGAGAAGTTTGCTGCGCTCATCCCATTCATAGCACGATTTGTGGCGCTACACTTCTCAGGCTTGGTCCTGTCGCACCCCTGTGTCGGTCGCGTTGCCGACCAATGTGGCTGGAATGTTTCTGTGACATGCGTCAAGAAGGCTGTCTCCAAATGCTGA